Proteins encoded together in one Armatimonadota bacterium window:
- a CDS encoding DUF721 domain-containing protein: MRRSQLTSLRTILLNAASALGVERAAWEALVQQAWAEVVGGEAAAHSRPVGIRGRTLLVEVDEAGWVQELTARRSGLLAGLNRHLGGPVLEEMRVRIGRREGAGGRGRE; this comes from the coding sequence TTGAGGCGCAGCCAGCTCACCTCCCTTAGGACGATCCTGCTCAATGCGGCATCCGCCCTGGGTGTGGAGCGCGCCGCCTGGGAGGCCCTGGTCCAGCAGGCGTGGGCGGAGGTGGTGGGCGGCGAAGCGGCGGCCCACAGCCGCCCGGTGGGCATCCGCGGACGCACGCTCCTGGTGGAGGTGGACGAAGCCGGGTGGGTGCAGGAGCTGACGGCCCGCCGGTCCGGGCTGCTGGCCGGGCTCAACCGCCACCTGGGAGGTCCCGTCCTGGAGGAGATGCGGGTGCGGATCGGCCGGAGGGAGGGCGCCGGAGGGCGGGGGAGAGAGTGA
- the gyrB gene encoding DNA topoisomerase (ATP-hydrolyzing) subunit B — MPTNPSSTPYTAEQIQVLEGLEGVRKRPAMYIGSTGPDGLHHLLYEVVDNAVDEALAGRCTEIAVILHADGSASVIDNGAGIPVDPIPKIGRPAVEVVLTTLHAGGKFGGGGYRISGGLHGVGVSVVNALSEWLEVEVWRDGKAWKQRFARGRKTTPLQAVGSTRRTGTRVTFKPDPTVMTATEFDAATIARRLDDIAYLTKGLQITLRDERTGQEKVFRHAGGIAELVATLNRSREALTPVLHMLKERDGVEIECALQYTDTYLEHMLTYVNTIPTTEGGTHLAGFRSALTRAINDYARRTGALRNGDPTLAGDDVREGLTAVLSLKLPEPQFEGQTKTKLGNTEIKGLVESVFGDWLAEWLETHPADARRIVSKALTAARAREAAKQARELVRRKSALEVSPLPGKLADCVERDPERSEIFIVEGESAGGSAKQGRDRQFQAILPIQGKILNVEKARQDRMVSHEEIRAIITALGTGFGDQFKFEERRYDRVIIMCDADVDGNHIRTLLLTFFYRYMRPLIEHGKVYIAQPPLYLIRAGKERRYAYSDEERQVVVKEFERRGLRPEVQRYKGLGEMNPEQLWETTMNPATRTLLRVEVEDAAAADEIFSKLMGEDVEPRREFIVRYAREVRNLDI, encoded by the coding sequence ATGCCGACCAACCCATCGTCCACGCCCTATACCGCCGAGCAGATCCAGGTCCTGGAGGGGCTGGAGGGCGTCCGCAAGCGCCCGGCCATGTACATCGGCAGCACGGGCCCCGACGGCCTGCACCACCTGCTGTATGAGGTCGTGGACAACGCCGTCGACGAGGCCCTGGCGGGCCGGTGCACCGAGATCGCGGTGATCCTGCACGCCGACGGCAGCGCGTCGGTGATCGACAACGGCGCTGGCATCCCCGTGGACCCCATCCCAAAGATCGGCCGCCCCGCGGTGGAGGTCGTGCTCACAACCCTGCACGCGGGTGGCAAGTTCGGGGGCGGCGGGTACCGGATCAGCGGCGGCCTGCACGGGGTGGGAGTCTCGGTGGTGAACGCCCTCTCCGAGTGGCTGGAGGTGGAGGTGTGGCGCGACGGCAAGGCCTGGAAGCAGCGCTTTGCCCGCGGGCGCAAGACCACCCCCCTGCAGGCGGTCGGCAGCACCCGGCGGACCGGAACCCGGGTGACCTTCAAGCCCGACCCCACGGTGATGACGGCGACCGAGTTCGACGCGGCCACCATCGCCCGGCGGCTGGACGACATCGCCTATCTGACCAAGGGCCTGCAGATCACCCTGCGGGACGAGCGCACCGGGCAGGAGAAGGTCTTCCGCCACGCGGGCGGGATCGCCGAGCTGGTGGCCACCCTGAACCGCTCCCGGGAGGCCCTCACGCCGGTCCTGCACATGCTCAAGGAGCGGGACGGGGTGGAGATCGAGTGCGCCCTGCAGTACACCGACACCTACCTGGAGCACATGCTCACCTACGTCAACACCATCCCCACCACCGAGGGGGGGACCCACCTGGCGGGGTTCCGGTCGGCCCTGACCCGGGCGATCAACGACTACGCCCGCCGGACGGGTGCCCTGCGCAACGGCGACCCCACCCTGGCGGGCGACGACGTGCGGGAGGGGCTGACGGCGGTCCTCAGCCTCAAGCTGCCCGAGCCCCAGTTTGAGGGTCAGACCAAGACCAAGCTGGGCAACACCGAGATCAAGGGCCTGGTGGAGTCCGTGTTCGGGGACTGGCTGGCCGAGTGGCTGGAGACCCACCCCGCGGACGCCCGGCGGATCGTCTCCAAGGCCCTGACGGCGGCGCGGGCCCGGGAGGCGGCCAAGCAGGCCCGGGAGCTGGTGCGGCGCAAGAGCGCCCTGGAGGTCTCGCCGCTGCCCGGCAAGCTGGCCGATTGCGTGGAGCGCGACCCCGAGCGCAGCGAGATCTTCATCGTGGAGGGCGAGAGCGCCGGCGGCTCCGCCAAGCAGGGGCGCGACCGCCAGTTCCAGGCCATCCTGCCCATCCAGGGCAAGATCCTCAATGTGGAAAAGGCCCGGCAGGATCGGATGGTCTCCCACGAGGAGATCCGGGCCATCATCACCGCCCTGGGGACCGGGTTCGGGGACCAGTTCAAGTTCGAGGAGCGCCGCTACGACCGGGTCATCATCATGTGCGACGCCGACGTGGACGGCAACCACATCCGCACCCTGCTGCTCACCTTCTTTTACCGGTACATGCGCCCGCTGATCGAGCACGGCAAGGTCTACATCGCCCAGCCTCCCCTGTACCTGATCCGGGCCGGGAAGGAGCGGCGCTACGCCTACTCGGACGAGGAGCGGCAGGTGGTGGTCAAGGAGTTCGAGCGCCGCGGCCTGCGCCCCGAGGTGCAGCGCTACAAGGGGCTGGGGGAGATGAACCCCGAGCAGCTGTGGGAGACCACCATGAACCCGGCGACCCGGACCCTCCTGCGGGTGGAGGTGGAGGACGCGGCCGCCGCCGACGAGATCTTCAGCAAGCTCATGGGAGAAGACGTGGAGCCCCGGCGCGAGTTCATCGTGCGGTACGCCCGGGAGGTGCGCAACCTGGACATCTGA
- the gyrA gene encoding DNA gyrase subunit A, giving the protein MALADETRIVPKPIEEEMKTSYLDYAMSVIVSRALPDVRDGLKPVQRRILYGMLEAGLRPDRPYRKSAAVVGDVMKKYHPHGDAPIYEALVRMAQPWSFRYPLVDGQGNFGSVDGDPPAAMRYTECRLTPLALELLADIDKDTVDFAPNYDEFEREPVVLPARIPNLLMNGAAGIAVGMASSIPPHNLGELVDGLVALIDTPKISDDDLFRIIKGPDFPTGGIILGRDGIRAAYTTGRGSITVRAKAEIEELRGGRTAVVITELPFMVNKAALIQRIADLVRAKKLVGVSDLRDESDRSGMRIVVELRRDSNPQIVRNQLYKHTQMQTTFGANLLALVDGVPRTLTLREMLEHFLRHRRAVVIRRTRFELARAEERAHILEGLKVALRHLDAVIALIRKAPDVPAARRGLMAKFRLSERQADAILDMRLQRLTQLEREKIDQEHAQLVKDIARYREMLKDADTPRPRLIMAAIRTELLEIKEKYADPRRTRITSKEAEEFEAEDLIPDADVVISLTHQNYIKRQPLETYRLQRRGTRGVLGAPTREEDYVQQVLTTTNHAFLLLFSDRGKVYRMKAHEVPEAGRTARGTALVNLLALAGGERINAMIALRSFEDEGSVFMVTRRGVVKRTGLMEFINAKRAGIFAITLDRGDSLVDVKLIGKDTHIVLATRQGRAIRFRAGQVREMGRSARGVRGIRLREGDEVVGVADAREGRTLLTVTEQGLGKRTPVGHYPLKSRGGLGVINIKVTARTGPVVGVRAVDDDDEILLGTTGGVFNRIPVSQVPVLGRHAQGVRVLKLGEGETLAAVARIPARD; this is encoded by the coding sequence ATGGCTCTCGCCGACGAGACCCGGATCGTCCCCAAGCCCATCGAGGAGGAGATGAAGACCTCCTACCTCGACTACGCCATGTCGGTGATCGTCAGCCGGGCCCTGCCCGACGTGCGGGACGGTCTGAAGCCGGTCCAGCGGCGCATCCTCTACGGAATGCTGGAGGCCGGGCTGCGCCCCGACCGTCCCTACCGCAAGTCCGCGGCGGTGGTGGGCGACGTCATGAAGAAGTACCACCCCCACGGCGACGCGCCCATTTACGAAGCGCTGGTGCGCATGGCCCAGCCGTGGTCGTTCCGCTACCCTCTGGTGGATGGCCAGGGGAACTTCGGCAGCGTGGACGGCGACCCGCCGGCGGCCATGCGCTACACCGAGTGCCGCCTCACGCCGCTGGCCCTGGAGCTGCTGGCCGACATCGACAAGGACACGGTGGACTTCGCCCCCAACTACGACGAGTTCGAGCGCGAGCCGGTGGTCCTGCCCGCCCGGATTCCCAACCTGCTCATGAACGGGGCCGCGGGCATCGCCGTGGGCATGGCCAGCAGCATCCCCCCCCACAACCTGGGGGAGCTGGTGGACGGCCTGGTGGCCCTCATCGATACGCCCAAGATCAGCGACGACGACCTCTTCCGGATCATCAAGGGTCCCGACTTCCCCACCGGCGGCATCATCCTGGGCCGGGACGGGATCCGGGCAGCCTACACCACCGGCCGGGGCAGCATCACCGTGCGCGCCAAGGCGGAGATCGAGGAGCTGCGGGGCGGGCGCACGGCGGTGGTGATCACCGAACTGCCCTTCATGGTCAACAAAGCGGCCCTCATCCAGCGGATCGCCGACCTGGTGCGGGCCAAGAAGCTGGTGGGGGTGTCGGACCTGCGGGACGAGTCGGACCGGTCCGGGATGCGCATCGTGGTGGAGCTGCGCCGGGACAGCAACCCCCAGATCGTGCGCAACCAGCTGTACAAGCACACCCAGATGCAGACCACCTTCGGGGCCAACCTGCTGGCCCTGGTGGACGGGGTGCCCCGCACCCTCACCCTGCGGGAGATGCTGGAGCACTTCCTGCGCCACCGCCGCGCGGTGGTCATCCGGCGGACCCGGTTCGAGCTGGCGCGGGCGGAAGAGCGGGCCCACATCCTGGAGGGGCTGAAGGTGGCCCTCCGCCACCTGGACGCGGTCATCGCCCTGATCCGCAAGGCCCCCGACGTTCCCGCGGCCCGGCGGGGGCTGATGGCGAAGTTCCGGCTCAGCGAGCGGCAGGCCGACGCGATCCTGGACATGCGGTTGCAGCGGCTCACCCAGCTGGAGCGGGAGAAAATTGACCAGGAGCACGCCCAGCTGGTCAAGGACATCGCCCGGTACCGGGAGATGCTGAAGGACGCCGACACCCCGCGGCCGCGCCTGATCATGGCCGCCATCCGTACGGAGCTGCTGGAGATCAAGGAGAAATACGCCGACCCGCGCCGCACGCGCATCACCAGCAAGGAGGCCGAGGAGTTCGAGGCCGAAGACCTGATTCCCGACGCCGACGTGGTCATCAGCCTGACCCACCAGAACTACATCAAGCGCCAGCCCCTGGAGACCTACCGGCTGCAGCGCCGGGGCACCCGGGGGGTGCTGGGCGCCCCCACCCGGGAAGAGGACTACGTGCAGCAGGTGCTGACCACCACCAACCACGCCTTCCTGCTGCTCTTCAGCGACCGGGGGAAGGTCTACCGGATGAAAGCCCACGAGGTCCCCGAAGCGGGCCGCACGGCCCGCGGCACGGCGCTGGTGAACCTGCTGGCGCTGGCCGGGGGCGAGCGCATCAACGCCATGATTGCCCTGCGGTCCTTCGAGGACGAGGGCAGCGTGTTCATGGTGACCCGCCGGGGCGTGGTCAAGCGCACCGGGCTGATGGAGTTCATCAATGCCAAGCGGGCCGGGATTTTCGCCATCACCCTGGACCGGGGCGACAGCCTGGTGGACGTGAAGCTGATCGGCAAGGACACCCACATCGTCCTGGCCACCCGCCAGGGGCGGGCCATCCGCTTCCGGGCGGGGCAGGTGCGGGAGATGGGCCGCTCGGCCCGGGGGGTGCGGGGCATCCGGTTGCGGGAGGGGGATGAGGTGGTGGGCGTGGCCGACGCCCGCGAGGGCCGCACCCTGCTCACGGTTACCGAGCAGGGGCTCGGCAAGCGCACGCCCGTGGGCCACTACCCCCTGAAGAGCCGCGGGGGCCTGGGCGTCATCAACATCAAGGTCACGGCCCGGACCGGTCCGGTGGTCGGGGTGCGGGCGGTGGACGACGACGACGAGATCCTGCTGGGGACCACCGGCGGGGTGTTCAACCGGATTCCCGTCTCCCAGGTTCCGGTGCTGGGCCGCCACGCCCAGGGCGTCCGGGTGCTGAAGCTGGGCGAGGGCGAAACCCTCGCCGCCGTGGCGCGCATCCCCGCCCGGGACTGA
- a CDS encoding site-2 protease family protein, translating into MRRSSLRRSLAAAGVIGATVALHELAHAWAALRLGGRVREVGVGFGPPLLRGALRGIPVVLRVLPVGGYAAVDTETLPVRRRIPVLLAGPLANVAAGLALLLGLRGHPAPARTGSRPLEISGVVGALAALAGAARHGAGAVGRVAGAVNLGLGLMNLLPVYPLDGGHVVVGLMEARGLPARVRQAFVRLSLLVFVLLAEAALLADLRRLAESDARP; encoded by the coding sequence ATGCGGCGGTCCTCGCTGCGTCGCAGCCTGGCGGCCGCGGGCGTGATCGGCGCCACCGTGGCCCTGCACGAGCTGGCCCACGCCTGGGCGGCGCTGCGCCTGGGGGGCCGGGTGCGGGAGGTGGGCGTGGGGTTCGGCCCGCCGCTGCTGCGGGGTGCCCTGCGGGGCATTCCCGTGGTCCTGCGGGTGCTGCCGGTAGGAGGCTATGCCGCCGTGGACACGGAGACCCTGCCGGTGCGCCGGCGGATCCCCGTGCTCCTGGCAGGCCCCCTGGCCAACGTAGCGGCGGGCCTGGCGCTGCTCCTGGGTCTGCGGGGGCACCCGGCTCCCGCCCGGACGGGCTCGCGCCCCCTGGAGATCAGCGGGGTGGTGGGCGCGCTCGCGGCGCTGGCGGGGGCTGCCCGGCACGGAGCGGGTGCGGTGGGCCGCGTTGCCGGGGCGGTGAACCTGGGGCTGGGCCTGATGAATCTTCTTCCGGTGTACCCGCTGGACGGCGGCCACGTGGTGGTGGGCCTGATGGAAGCCCGCGGGCTCCCGGCGCGTGTGCGCCAGGCGTTTGTGCGTCTGTCCTTGCTGGTGTTCGTCCTGCTGGCCGAGGCCGCCCTGCTGGCCGACCTCCGCCGCCTGGCGGAGTCAGACGCGCGTCCGTGA
- a CDS encoding GNAT family N-acetyltransferase yields MVPLPRVVGGTEAAPEEWQAWSEEPGAELVAVDDGRVVGGIHVSMVGRAEAWMENLRVDPQARGRGIGSRLIQEAEAVARRYGAAAMRAGVPSHAHAARAVVERAGYRPLARCAVVSAPASGLPPDLTAEVLPPAGAADVMRLAGSSRVLAAWAGLIPLGWRFRRLVPELVRGLARDGRVVVARRPEGAEAAVAVYARRGDVAVLSWVEGPPDGQQAAVGRVVERARPARLVAFTPDPALLAFAARWSPHPWCPDGLVVVHRSLAS; encoded by the coding sequence GTGGTCCCTCTGCCCCGTGTGGTCGGGGGGACGGAGGCCGCTCCGGAGGAGTGGCAGGCGTGGAGTGAGGAACCCGGGGCCGAACTGGTGGCCGTCGACGACGGACGGGTGGTCGGGGGCATCCATGTCAGCATGGTCGGCCGCGCCGAGGCATGGATGGAAAATCTCCGGGTGGATCCGCAGGCCCGGGGCCGCGGCATCGGCTCCCGCCTGATCCAGGAGGCGGAGGCGGTGGCGCGGCGCTACGGCGCCGCCGCGATGCGCGCCGGAGTCCCCTCTCACGCGCACGCCGCCCGCGCCGTGGTCGAGCGGGCGGGCTACCGCCCCCTGGCGCGCTGCGCGGTGGTGTCCGCGCCGGCCTCCGGCCTGCCCCCGGACCTGACGGCGGAGGTCCTCCCCCCCGCGGGTGCGGCCGACGTGATGCGGCTGGCGGGCAGCAGCCGCGTGCTGGCGGCCTGGGCGGGTCTGATTCCCCTGGGGTGGCGGTTCCGCCGGCTGGTGCCCGAGCTCGTGCGCGGGCTGGCCCGCGACGGCCGGGTGGTGGTGGCGCGGCGTCCGGAGGGGGCGGAGGCGGCGGTGGCGGTGTACGCCCGCCGGGGGGATGTGGCGGTCCTGTCGTGGGTGGAGGGCCCGCCCGACGGGCAGCAGGCGGCGGTGGGCCGGGTGGTGGAGCGGGCCCGCCCGGCGCGCCTGGTGGCGTTCACCCCCGATCCCGCGCTCCTGGCGTTCGCGGCGCGGTGGAGCCCGCACCCCTGGTGCCCCGACGGCCTGGTGGTGGTGCACAGGAGCCTGGCGTCATAG
- a CDS encoding ABC transporter substrate-binding protein encodes MSNGASRAPWGPVVVAVIVAALVAGGAGYWAGQRRAAAPAPEERKLEIFHWWTAGGEREAADAMFQALREKYPDIQVVENPVAGGGGVSHRVVLQARLSAGIPPDTWQTLGGAELKSYVDGGYLTPLDDLYAELNYADAIPKPLLGAVTIDGHPYVVPLNMHIQNILYYNKKLFDELRLTPPTTVDELLAVARAIKAARPRMAPLALGTKEKWEAAFVLDSILLEEGGPEYYVRLYKGEVDVATDPTYRRALERLAQLAPYIYPFHAGLTWDESCGLVVSGDSAMVLMGTWAIGYFKSRGWEPGRDFGAVTFPQKPDRILLFHPDTYGLAKGAPHPRTTRDWLRVVASPELQVPTDVTQGGLFARLDIEPSRFPDPIRQELQTFVRANPGKLILDQHGSIAPFSFTQAYWDVAAAFTAKPDVSATVRRVAELFTTYNVRDGAAWYRWP; translated from the coding sequence GTGAGCAACGGGGCATCGCGGGCTCCGTGGGGGCCGGTCGTTGTGGCGGTGATTGTCGCCGCCCTGGTGGCCGGCGGCGCGGGCTACTGGGCGGGCCAGCGGCGGGCGGCCGCGCCTGCGCCGGAAGAGCGCAAGCTGGAGATCTTCCACTGGTGGACGGCCGGGGGCGAACGGGAGGCCGCCGACGCCATGTTCCAGGCGCTGCGGGAGAAGTACCCCGACATCCAGGTGGTGGAAAACCCCGTGGCCGGCGGCGGAGGGGTCAGCCATCGGGTGGTCCTCCAGGCCCGGCTGTCGGCGGGGATCCCGCCCGACACGTGGCAGACCCTGGGCGGGGCCGAGCTGAAGTCCTACGTGGACGGAGGCTACCTGACGCCCCTGGATGACCTCTACGCCGAGCTCAACTACGCCGATGCCATCCCCAAGCCGCTGCTGGGCGCCGTGACCATCGACGGACACCCCTACGTGGTGCCGCTGAACATGCACATCCAGAACATCCTGTACTACAACAAGAAGCTTTTTGACGAACTCAGGCTGACGCCCCCCACTACCGTGGACGAGCTGCTGGCGGTGGCCCGGGCCATCAAGGCGGCCCGCCCGCGCATGGCGCCCCTGGCCCTGGGCACCAAGGAGAAGTGGGAGGCGGCGTTCGTCCTGGACAGCATCCTCCTGGAGGAAGGCGGGCCCGAGTACTACGTCCGGCTGTACAAGGGCGAGGTGGACGTAGCCACCGACCCGACGTACCGGCGGGCCCTGGAGAGGCTGGCGCAGCTGGCCCCGTACATCTACCCCTTCCACGCCGGCCTGACCTGGGACGAGTCCTGCGGCCTGGTGGTCTCGGGGGATTCGGCGATGGTCCTGATGGGCACCTGGGCCATCGGGTACTTCAAGAGCCGCGGGTGGGAGCCGGGGCGGGACTTCGGCGCGGTGACCTTCCCCCAGAAGCCCGACCGCATCCTGCTCTTCCACCCGGACACCTACGGCCTGGCCAAGGGGGCGCCGCACCCGCGCACCACCCGGGACTGGCTGCGGGTGGTGGCGTCGCCTGAGCTGCAGGTCCCCACCGACGTCACCCAGGGCGGGTTGTTCGCGCGGCTGGACATCGAGCCGTCCCGGTTCCCCGACCCCATCCGGCAGGAGCTGCAGACCTTCGTGCGCGCCAACCCGGGCAAGCTGATCCTGGACCAGCACGGCAGCATCGCGCCCTTCAGCTTCACCCAGGCCTACTGGGACGTGGCGGCGGCGTTTACCGCCAAGCCGGATGTCTCGGCCACCGTGCGGCGGGTGGCTGAGCTGTTCACGACCTACAACGTCAGGGACGGAGCTGCCTGGTACCGGTGGCCGTAG
- a CDS encoding sugar ABC transporter permease, translating into MAEAAPFALPLLVFLVILYAMLAWTFYVSVSDWQGTAPRYGFAGLRWYRLMVSLDRFWVDVGNNLRWLTLGVAPTVAVGLAVAYLLEIGPARGLEAYLRTLILYPAAMSFVVTGTIWSWMYQPDRGVLNTLLRSVGLDRLAGGYTTDPATATYWLIVIFVWQYLGLTVLILQASLRSVELQEMVESAMLDGAGRLRILTAVVLPNIRGGILIVVSLLLISALKVFDIVYVVTFGGPGYATDVLALFQFIATFQQHLVALGAGLAVVIFALAFLIIIPYTVYALQRWFE; encoded by the coding sequence GTGGCCGAGGCGGCGCCGTTTGCCCTGCCCCTGCTGGTGTTCCTGGTGATCCTCTACGCGATGCTGGCGTGGACGTTTTACGTGTCGGTGTCCGACTGGCAGGGCACCGCGCCCCGGTACGGATTTGCCGGGCTGCGGTGGTACCGGCTCATGGTCAGCCTGGACCGGTTCTGGGTGGACGTGGGCAACAACCTGCGCTGGCTGACCCTGGGCGTGGCCCCCACGGTGGCGGTGGGCCTGGCCGTGGCCTACCTGCTGGAGATCGGGCCCGCGCGGGGGCTGGAGGCCTACCTGCGGACGCTGATCCTCTACCCCGCGGCCATGTCGTTCGTGGTCACGGGGACCATCTGGTCGTGGATGTACCAGCCCGACCGGGGGGTCCTCAATACGCTGCTGCGCAGCGTGGGGCTGGACCGCCTGGCGGGTGGATACACCACCGATCCGGCCACCGCCACCTACTGGCTGATCGTGATCTTTGTCTGGCAGTACCTGGGCCTGACGGTGCTCATCCTGCAGGCATCGCTGCGTAGCGTGGAGTTGCAGGAGATGGTGGAGTCGGCGATGCTGGACGGCGCGGGCCGGCTGCGCATCCTCACGGCGGTCGTCCTGCCCAACATTCGGGGCGGCATCCTCATCGTGGTGTCGCTGCTGCTGATCTCGGCCCTGAAGGTCTTCGACATCGTCTACGTGGTCACGTTCGGCGGCCCGGGCTACGCCACCGACGTGCTGGCCCTGTTTCAGTTCATCGCCACGTTCCAGCAGCACCTGGTGGCCCTGGGCGCGGGGCTGGCGGTGGTGATTTTCGCCCTGGCCTTCCTCATCATCATCCCCTACACCGTGTACGCGTTGCAGCGGTGGTTTGAATGA
- a CDS encoding carbohydrate ABC transporter permease: MRRRDLPLRALVAITVAALSVAYLLPVYVMVVTSLKTPLEITQRQYLVPGGSWQVANYATALRLVWPSLVNSTVIAATVTALAVFIGGLGGYFLARFRWPITRTLFVLLAIALYLPYQAVLIPLVQIVAAARLALTHAGLILSYLILNVPLAAVLMATFFFSVPRELEESAEVDGASRLQIFFRIVSVVSLPGYASTAILVFIQVWNEFLLALTLSSPYTTTVQVKLAEVKGSYVALYNLQMAAALVTVLVPLGVFLALGKYFIRGILAGALRG, from the coding sequence ATGAGGCGGCGGGATCTTCCCCTGCGGGCGCTGGTGGCCATCACGGTGGCGGCCCTGTCGGTCGCCTACCTGCTCCCGGTGTACGTGATGGTGGTCACGTCGCTGAAGACGCCCCTGGAGATCACCCAGCGCCAGTACCTGGTACCCGGGGGCAGCTGGCAGGTGGCCAACTACGCCACCGCCCTGCGGCTCGTGTGGCCGTCGCTGGTGAACTCCACCGTGATCGCGGCCACCGTCACCGCCCTGGCGGTGTTCATCGGAGGGCTGGGCGGATACTTCCTGGCCCGGTTCCGGTGGCCCATCACCCGGACGCTGTTCGTGCTGCTGGCCATCGCCCTGTACCTGCCCTATCAGGCGGTCCTGATCCCGCTGGTGCAGATCGTGGCGGCCGCCCGGCTGGCCCTCACCCACGCGGGGTTGATCCTGAGTTATCTCATCCTCAACGTGCCCCTGGCGGCGGTCCTGATGGCCACGTTCTTCTTCTCCGTGCCCCGGGAGCTGGAGGAGTCGGCGGAGGTGGACGGGGCCTCCCGGCTGCAGATCTTCTTCCGGATCGTCTCGGTGGTGTCGCTGCCGGGGTATGCCTCGACAGCCATTCTGGTGTTCATCCAGGTGTGGAACGAGTTCCTGCTGGCCCTCACCCTCTCGTCGCCCTACACGACCACCGTGCAGGTGAAGCTGGCGGAGGTGAAGGGCAGCTACGTGGCGCTGTACAATCTCCAGATGGCGGCGGCCCTCGTCACGGTCCTGGTGCCCCTGGGGGTCTTTCTGGCCCTGGGCAAGTACTTCATCCGGGGGATCCTGGCGGGGGCGCTGCGGGGCTGA
- a CDS encoding NUDIX domain-containing protein, translated as MDARSCGIHSLVADVVVVADSAVLLVRPAAPPDGAPGWRLVGDGLRFGEPPASAARRALREQVGLDPEDVVLAEVESTVDDVWRLTFHFRCEADRPPSPGPGILEARFFQVEHLPPLARGPWERDVIFRVIGASGGVM; from the coding sequence ATGGACGCCCGCTCCTGCGGGATTCACAGCCTGGTTGCCGACGTGGTGGTGGTGGCCGACAGCGCCGTCCTGCTCGTGCGGCCCGCGGCGCCTCCCGATGGGGCGCCCGGCTGGCGGCTGGTGGGGGACGGCCTGCGGTTCGGCGAGCCTCCCGCCTCGGCCGCCCGGCGGGCCCTGCGGGAGCAGGTGGGCCTGGACCCCGAGGACGTGGTGCTGGCCGAGGTGGAATCCACCGTGGACGATGTCTGGCGCCTGACGTTTCACTTCCGGTGCGAGGCGGACCGCCCGCCGTCTCCCGGGCCGGGGATCCTGGAGGCGCGGTTCTTCCAGGTGGAGCACCTGCCCCCGCTGGCGCGCGGGCCGTGGGAGCGGGACGTCATCTTCCGGGTGATTGGTGCATCGGGAGGGGTGATGTGA
- a CDS encoding alanyl-tRNA editing protein, whose amino-acid sequence MGSPPPATRLLYLADSYLREFDAAVTAVEGSAVALDATAFYPGGGGQPADVGVVRWATGTAPVVEVRRDGQTVWHVLDGSPPAEGTPVRGALDWPRRYAIMRHHTALHVLVGVIYRLYGARVTGGAIYPDRARMDFSLEDLSPARVAAIEAEANRVIAEDRPIRVRWVSREEFERSDLMRLARARLPEEIREVRVVEIDGFDAQADGGTHVARTAEIGRLRITRTENKGRVNRRLEIALEAGGPAGGGP is encoded by the coding sequence ATGGGAAGCCCTCCGCCCGCCACCCGCCTGCTGTACCTGGCCGACTCCTATCTGCGGGAGTTCGACGCGGCGGTGACGGCCGTGGAGGGGTCGGCGGTGGCCCTGGACGCCACCGCCTTCTACCCCGGCGGCGGGGGCCAGCCCGCCGACGTGGGGGTGGTGAGGTGGGCGACGGGCACGGCGCCGGTGGTGGAGGTGCGCCGGGACGGGCAGACTGTCTGGCACGTCCTGGACGGCTCCCCGCCCGCCGAGGGCACGCCGGTGCGCGGCGCGCTGGACTGGCCCAGGCGCTACGCCATCATGCGGCATCACACGGCGTTGCACGTGCTGGTGGGCGTGATCTACCGGCTGTACGGCGCCCGGGTCACCGGCGGCGCCATCTACCCCGACCGCGCCCGCATGGACTTCTCCCTGGAGGATCTCTCCCCGGCGCGGGTGGCCGCCATCGAGGCGGAGGCCAACCGGGTGATCGCCGAGGACAGGCCCATCCGGGTGCGGTGGGTCTCTCGGGAGGAGTTCGAGCGGTCGGACCTCATGCGCCTGGCGCGGGCGCGGCTGCCCGAGGAGATCCGGGAGGTGCGGGTCGTGGAGATCGACGGGTTCGACGCGCAGGCCGACGGCGGAACCCACGTGGCCCGCACGGCCGAGATCGGCCGGCTGCGGATCACCAGGACCGAGAACAAGGGGCGGGTGAACCGGAGGTTGGAGATCGCCCTGGAGGCGGGCGGACCGGCGGGAGGAGGACCATGA